In one window of Triticum dicoccoides isolate Atlit2015 ecotype Zavitan unplaced genomic scaffold, WEW_v2.0 scaffold151591, whole genome shotgun sequence DNA:
- the LOC119344056 gene encoding endoglucanase 14-like → QTKTVSANFVNHLLLQLFQFAKNHRGLYQNSIPSARSFYSSSGDEDELLWAAVWLYIATGHQEYKAYIAGANNVGGVRQSLGWDDKFVGAQALVAKLILQGKLPNNGRHAEMRSNVESFLCNVLHHGDGRSGRLTPGGMLYLQPWSNLQDVTTAMFVLITHTDHLAAARASLQCGGVRLPPAQLVSFARSQVDYILGKNPMKMSYMVGVGKRYPLQPHHRGASLPSIRKYPGKISCGKGAEYFHRSAPNLNVIDGAIVGGPDNNDHYDDSRGNYQQGEPSTYTVAPIVGVIPRLLHN, encoded by the exons ACAGACAAAAACTGTATCAGCTAATTTCGTCAATCACTTGCTTCTGCAGTTGTTTCAGTTCGCCAAGAACCACCGTGGCCTCTACCAGAACAGCATTCCATCGGCCAGAAGTTTCTACAGTAGCAGCGGCGACGAG GACGAGCTGCTGTGGGCAGCTGTCTGGCTCTACATCGCCACCGGCCACCAGGAGTACAAGGCCTACATCGCCGGCGCCAACAACGTCGGCGGGGTGCGGCAGTCGTTGGGCTGGGACGACAAGTTCGTCGGAGCCCAGGCACTGGTCGCCAAG CTCATCCTCCAAGGGAAGCTGCCCAACAACGGCCGCCACGCCGAGATGAGGAGCAACGTGGAGAGCTTCCTCTGCAACGTCCTTCATCACGGTGACGGCCGCAGCGGGCGGCTCACCCCGGGCGGCATGCTCTACCTGCAGCCCTGGTCTAACCTGCAGGACGTCACGACGGCGATGTTCGTCCTCATCACGCACACCGAccacctggcggcggcgagggcttCCCTGCAGTGCGGCGGCGTGAGGCTGCCACCGGCGCAGCTCGTCTCGTTCGCACGGTCACAGGTGGACTACATCCTTGGCAAGAACCCAATGAAGATGAGCTACATGGTTGGGGTTGGAAAGAGGTACCCGTTGCAGCCGCACCACCGCGGCGCGTCGCTGCCATCCATTAGGAAATACCCGGGGAAGATCTCCTGCGGCAAGGGAGCCGAGTACTTCCACAGGTCTGCGCCCAACTTGAATGTGATTGACGGCGCCATCGTCGGAGGGCCTGACAACAACGACCATTACGACGATTCTCGGGGAAATTACCAGCAAGGCGAGCCATCGACATACACTGTCGCGCCCATCGTCGGAGTTATTCCTAGGCTTCTGCATAACTGA